One window of Microcoleus vaginatus PCC 9802 genomic DNA carries:
- a CDS encoding membrane-anchored protein — translation MGETSANRPSFTLPPEAKRLPAWRLWVPLLLQIGLIAAVPAPAVYTFMTGKTVVLQTAPVDPYDFLRGYYQVLSYDISASTNLQKLPGWQDLPKEKIYCSPGVVCPQNTNTVKAKTSFYVILEAPKAGTNPGRPQAWKPVRVSLENPGNLPANQIAIKGKYNGWQMEYGLETYYMPEDEREKVNQEISEAQRKQRQSFLVEVKVDKTGHAVPVSLWVRDRNYRF, via the coding sequence ATAGGAGAGACCAGCGCTAATCGCCCATCATTCACCCTTCCCCCGGAAGCAAAACGCCTTCCTGCGTGGCGGCTGTGGGTTCCTTTGCTGCTGCAAATCGGACTAATTGCCGCCGTACCCGCTCCCGCAGTTTACACTTTTATGACTGGCAAAACAGTTGTCCTGCAAACAGCACCAGTAGACCCTTACGACTTTTTGCGCGGATATTACCAAGTTTTGAGCTATGATATTTCTGCTAGCACCAATCTCCAAAAACTGCCCGGTTGGCAAGATTTACCTAAAGAAAAAATATATTGTTCGCCCGGAGTTGTTTGTCCACAAAATACGAACACTGTCAAGGCAAAAACCAGTTTTTATGTAATCTTAGAAGCGCCAAAAGCCGGGACTAATCCCGGCCGCCCCCAAGCTTGGAAACCCGTCCGCGTCAGTCTAGAAAATCCCGGCAATTTACCCGCCAATCAAATCGCAATTAAGGGCAAATATAACGGTTGGCAGATGGAATACGGCTTAGAAACTTATTATATGCCAGAGGATGAAAGGGAAAAAGTCAACCAGGAGATTAGCGAAGCTCAAAGGAAGCAGCGACAATCATTTTTGGTAGAAGTAAAGGTTGACAAAACAGGCCATGCTGTGCCTGTGAGTTTGTGGGTGCGCGATCGCAATTATCGATTTTAG
- a CDS encoding Glu/Leu/Phe/Val dehydrogenase: protein MSDSLFADASRRLERALKYVSLSEDTIERLKHPKSSLIVSIPVRMDDGSLRIFQGYRVRYDNTRGPSKGGVRYHPEVSLDEVQSLAFWMTFKCAVLNLPFGGAKGGITLNPKELSKLELERLSRGYVDAIADFIGPDVDIPAPDVYTNPMIMGWMMDQYNIIKRQLSPAVVTGKPVTIGGSLGRDTATAMGAFFVVQTLLPKFELNPQDTTVAVQGFGNAGAEIAELLWKAGYKVVAVSDSQGGIYAKQGLDIPSIRGFKNSNKGIKALYCEGSVCNIIEHEILTNEQLLALDVDVLVPAALENQITEANVNDVKAKFIFEVANGPIDSAADLVLEARGIQVIPDILVNAGGVTVSYFEWVQNRSGLYWTLEEVNQRLKHKMVEETEAIWKKSQELSVSMRTAAYVYGLNRLGEAMNAKGTRDYYVNG, encoded by the coding sequence ATGTCTGATTCATTATTTGCCGATGCCAGTCGCCGATTAGAACGAGCCTTAAAATATGTGTCGCTTTCCGAGGATACTATTGAACGGCTGAAACACCCCAAATCCAGTTTAATTGTATCGATTCCCGTGCGGATGGACGACGGTTCCCTGCGAATTTTTCAAGGTTATCGAGTGCGCTACGACAATACCAGAGGCCCGTCTAAAGGAGGAGTGCGCTATCATCCGGAAGTATCCCTTGATGAAGTGCAATCCTTAGCATTTTGGATGACGTTTAAATGTGCAGTTTTGAACTTGCCCTTTGGAGGAGCCAAGGGCGGAATCACTCTCAATCCCAAGGAATTGTCCAAACTGGAATTGGAACGGTTGAGCCGGGGCTATGTCGATGCGATCGCAGATTTTATCGGCCCCGATGTTGATATTCCCGCGCCGGATGTGTACACCAATCCCATGATTATGGGTTGGATGATGGATCAATACAATATTATTAAGCGGCAGCTTTCTCCAGCGGTTGTGACTGGTAAACCAGTGACAATTGGCGGCAGTTTGGGCAGAGATACCGCAACAGCAATGGGTGCTTTTTTTGTAGTACAAACTCTTCTACCCAAATTTGAGCTAAATCCTCAAGATACAACTGTCGCAGTACAAGGTTTTGGTAATGCAGGTGCAGAAATAGCAGAACTGCTGTGGAAAGCAGGTTACAAAGTTGTTGCTGTCAGCGATTCCCAAGGGGGAATTTATGCTAAACAAGGTCTGGATATCCCGAGTATTCGAGGCTTTAAAAACTCTAACAAAGGTATCAAAGCTCTTTACTGTGAAGGTTCTGTTTGCAATATTATCGAACACGAAATCTTGACAAATGAGCAACTCTTAGCATTAGATGTAGACGTGCTGGTGCCAGCAGCTTTGGAGAATCAAATAACTGAAGCGAATGTTAATGATGTTAAGGCTAAGTTTATTTTTGAAGTAGCTAACGGGCCGATTGATTCTGCTGCTGATTTGGTTTTAGAAGCGAGGGGAATTCAAGTAATCCCTGATATTTTAGTCAATGCCGGAGGCGTAACGGTTAGTTATTTTGAGTGGGTGCAAAACCGCAGCGGGCTTTATTGGACGCTGGAGGAAGTCAACCAGCGGTTGAAGCATAAAATGGTCGAAGAAACTGAAGCAATTTGGAAAAAATCTCAGGAATTGTCAGTTTCGATGAGAACTGCTGCTTACGTGTACGGGTTAAATAGACTCGGAGAAGCGATGAATGCGAAGGGAACGCGGGATTATTATGTGAACGGTTGA
- the nrdJ gene encoding ribonucleoside-triphosphate reductase, adenosylcobalamin-dependent — translation MVRELERSSAREKRNLSDFPETAPAANPVFFRTYSRRTETGRETWEEVCDRTVKGLQKLGNLTSEETQLLHRMQNQLKTLASGRWLWVGGSKWIEQPENFSGAYNCSSTNILDWRSFGLLMDLAMMGCGTGAVLEPQYINQLPPIRNRLTLTMQGEIGSTPAQSRREETEVKIAEKTATIYVGDSRQGWVNSYQTLLELSTDERFAGEVQVFIDLSDVRPVGEPLKGFGGVANPVKLPDLYQRCAAILNKALGRQLNSVECCILIDEAAVTIVAGNIRRSAGMRQFSFDDELGANAKNNLWQQDESGNWRIDPERDALRMANHTRVFHTKPTLEECIDAVRKQYYSGEGAIQWAGEAVARSNVDLLSTPSLKLEFLKAYDEGKAKEWLQERHPNMTAGELEHRLVRVGLNPCGEIIGSNFHCVSGDTLLITRDGLHKIKDVVGTEIEIWNGKRWSCVTPFKTASDTCGGRRKLYRVKFGDGTYLDATEYHRFFVKDRFGKVYREVQTKDLMDTSRYSIHTEPFTIQYEDGLNIDSSYAYTLGVAVGDGTTDKNDNAKVRLYEHKMALSVAGNKSSERSYDYLPAFTDVTNLSFSGELLKSLKVNPEALNVIASWNRQAILHFIAGLADTDGSNTHSNGIRIYISDRARAFRVQLLLTKCGIRSSLNLCAHQGSITNYGVRSRDLYYLQITDCGEIPCQRLDVSKGTNAKHKGKWQVVRSVEELPGLHDTYCFNEPEFHKGVFGNTLAGNCNLAEVHLNQIDPYNFKEQEEAFRAAALSVAVLLNHKFIEPRYQYSRELDPIVGVSFTGLFDFFVHAFGVEWLRWWVEGRPQTPQGIAFKQREEEYLSGWREIVNRVVWDYCDRHSLKRPNRCTTVQPSGTKSLLTGASPGWHPPKAQRFIRRITFGKNDPVALACIDYGYNVIPSQSDKDENGNLLNNPFDERCTEWLVEIPVAVSWADLPGADEIDINKFSAAAQMDFYMQVQKFYVRHNTSATIELRENEVESLGTRIYEAIRDDEGYISAALLARFDALETFPRLPFEPVSKEIYTKMVEETVARRQIDVFHAALSRYDLGEMMDSGPAGCDSDKCLMPETK, via the coding sequence ATGGTTCGAGAATTAGAGCGATCGAGTGCCCGCGAGAAACGCAACCTGTCCGATTTCCCCGAAACAGCACCCGCAGCCAATCCAGTATTTTTTAGGACTTACAGCCGCCGTACCGAGACGGGAAGGGAGACTTGGGAGGAAGTGTGCGATCGAACAGTCAAGGGGCTGCAAAAGCTGGGAAACCTCACCTCCGAAGAAACACAACTGCTGCACCGGATGCAAAACCAGCTCAAAACCCTCGCTTCAGGCCGCTGGCTGTGGGTAGGTGGCAGCAAATGGATCGAGCAACCAGAGAATTTTTCCGGCGCATATAATTGCTCCTCAACAAATATTCTCGACTGGCGTTCCTTTGGTTTGTTGATGGATTTGGCAATGATGGGCTGCGGCACTGGGGCAGTCTTGGAACCACAATATATCAACCAACTGCCGCCGATCCGCAACCGTTTAACCCTAACCATGCAAGGCGAAATCGGCTCTACACCCGCCCAGTCGCGCCGTGAAGAAACAGAAGTAAAAATAGCAGAAAAAACCGCAACTATTTATGTCGGAGATTCTCGCCAAGGTTGGGTAAACTCCTATCAAACTTTGCTGGAATTATCCACAGATGAAAGATTTGCAGGAGAAGTTCAAGTATTCATCGATTTGAGCGACGTTCGCCCGGTGGGAGAACCTTTAAAAGGTTTTGGCGGAGTAGCAAATCCCGTGAAATTGCCCGACCTTTATCAGCGCTGCGCCGCTATTTTGAATAAAGCTTTAGGGCGGCAGTTAAATTCAGTTGAATGCTGCATTTTGATAGATGAAGCGGCGGTCACGATCGTCGCAGGAAATATTAGAAGATCGGCCGGAATGCGTCAGTTTTCTTTTGATGACGAACTGGGGGCAAATGCTAAAAATAATTTGTGGCAACAAGATGAAAGCGGCAACTGGAGAATAGATCCAGAACGCGATGCCCTTCGGATGGCCAACCATACGCGAGTTTTCCATACCAAACCTACACTAGAAGAATGTATTGATGCTGTCCGCAAACAGTATTACAGCGGCGAAGGTGCGATTCAATGGGCTGGCGAAGCCGTAGCTCGATCTAACGTTGATTTACTTTCAACACCGAGTCTTAAACTTGAGTTTTTGAAAGCTTACGACGAAGGAAAAGCTAAAGAGTGGTTGCAGGAACGCCATCCTAATATGACTGCTGGCGAGTTAGAGCATCGGTTAGTCCGCGTGGGCTTAAACCCGTGTGGTGAAATCATCGGCTCTAATTTTCATTGTGTCAGTGGCGACACTCTGCTAATTACTAGAGACGGACTGCATAAAATAAAGGACGTTGTTGGAACTGAAATCGAGATTTGGAATGGTAAAAGATGGAGCTGCGTCACACCATTTAAGACAGCGAGTGATACTTGTGGCGGGCGACGCAAACTTTATCGTGTAAAGTTTGGTGATGGTACTTATCTGGATGCCACAGAATATCATCGCTTTTTTGTCAAGGATCGCTTTGGTAAAGTTTACAGAGAAGTTCAAACCAAAGACTTGATGGATACAAGTCGATATAGCATTCATACTGAACCTTTTACAATTCAGTATGAAGATGGCTTGAATATCGATTCAAGTTATGCTTACACTTTGGGAGTGGCTGTAGGAGATGGAACTACCGACAAAAATGACAATGCGAAAGTTCGACTTTACGAACACAAAATGGCATTATCAGTAGCCGGAAATAAGTCTTCTGAAAGAAGCTATGACTATTTACCTGCTTTTACCGATGTAACTAACTTGAGCTTTTCTGGAGAGTTGCTGAAAAGTTTGAAAGTTAACCCAGAAGCACTAAATGTAATTGCGAGCTGGAATCGGCAAGCAATTTTACATTTTATTGCTGGATTAGCCGATACGGACGGCTCGAATACCCACAGTAATGGTATCAGAATTTATATTTCTGACCGCGCTCGCGCTTTCAGAGTTCAGTTACTTTTGACCAAATGTGGTATTCGTTCGTCGCTAAATCTTTGCGCTCATCAAGGGTCAATTACTAATTACGGTGTCCGAAGTCGGGATTTGTACTACTTGCAAATTACTGACTGTGGTGAAATTCCTTGTCAGCGGTTAGATGTGAGCAAAGGGACGAATGCTAAACACAAAGGTAAATGGCAAGTGGTCAGAAGTGTCGAAGAATTACCAGGATTGCACGATACTTACTGCTTCAACGAACCAGAGTTTCATAAGGGAGTTTTCGGCAATACCCTAGCTGGAAACTGTAATTTGGCGGAGGTTCACCTCAATCAAATTGATCCTTACAACTTCAAAGAACAGGAGGAAGCTTTCAGGGCGGCGGCTCTATCTGTCGCGGTACTTCTCAATCACAAATTTATTGAACCCCGCTATCAATACAGCCGCGAATTAGACCCGATTGTCGGCGTATCTTTCACGGGATTGTTCGATTTCTTTGTTCATGCTTTTGGCGTTGAGTGGCTGCGCTGGTGGGTGGAAGGCCGCCCGCAAACTCCGCAAGGAATCGCTTTTAAACAGCGGGAAGAAGAGTATTTGAGTGGTTGGCGCGAGATTGTGAATCGGGTAGTATGGGATTATTGCGATCGCCATTCCTTAAAACGCCCAAATCGCTGCACAACGGTTCAACCATCGGGTACTAAATCTCTGCTGACAGGTGCTTCTCCCGGCTGGCATCCGCCGAAAGCCCAGCGTTTCATTCGCCGAATCACTTTCGGCAAAAACGACCCCGTAGCCCTCGCCTGCATCGACTACGGATACAATGTGATTCCGTCTCAATCTGACAAAGATGAAAACGGCAATTTGCTGAACAATCCCTTCGACGAACGCTGCACGGAATGGCTGGTAGAAATACCCGTTGCGGTAAGTTGGGCTGATTTACCCGGTGCTGATGAAATTGACATTAACAAATTCTCAGCGGCGGCACAAATGGACTTTTATATGCAGGTGCAAAAGTTCTATGTCCGCCATAACACTTCGGCCACGATTGAACTGCGCGAAAATGAAGTTGAAAGTTTGGGCACTCGGATTTATGAAGCCATTCGCGATGATGAAGGCTACATTTCCGCAGCGCTTTTGGCTAGGTTTGATGCTCTTGAAACTTTCCCGCGTCTACCCTTTGAACCGGTGAGCAAGGAAATTTACACCAAGATGGTGGAAGAGACGGTAGCGCGCCGCCAAATAGATGTTTTTCATGCGGCACTAAGTCGCTATGACTTAGGTGAAATGATGGATTCGGGGCCGGCGGGCTGCGATTCCGATAAGTGTTTGATGCCGGAGACTAAATAG
- a CDS encoding ImmA/IrrE family metallo-endopeptidase, producing the protein MNLFKPVRFLKKEEIEDKANEVLMKMKKEGFIPKWPFEASYVADALEIRIARGKIPPDNEGIIAAKIEPIKRLITINELFFANIKINKGLEESTIAHEIGHWVLHVNQDEADGIVKQLELPLNCQATPQLFLCRSLDKSHQTTFNSKVDIEWQAQYFASCLLMPRYILEEKRRGRNLQNWPHLYAMADELGVTISNLTNRLQDLGLINIPKGSKQIYLGNSRPNGQQKLF; encoded by the coding sequence ATGAACTTATTTAAGCCAGTAAGATTCTTAAAAAAAGAAGAAATCGAAGATAAGGCTAATGAGGTTTTGATGAAGATGAAAAAAGAAGGTTTTATCCCCAAATGGCCTTTTGAAGCTTCTTATGTGGCTGATGCTCTTGAAATTCGTATAGCTAGAGGCAAAATACCACCAGACAATGAGGGAATAATAGCAGCTAAAATAGAACCAATAAAACGTTTAATTACCATTAATGAACTGTTCTTTGCAAACATAAAAATAAATAAAGGGCTGGAAGAATCAACAATCGCTCACGAAATAGGACACTGGGTACTTCATGTCAACCAAGATGAAGCTGATGGTATTGTAAAGCAGCTCGAACTACCTCTAAACTGCCAAGCTACTCCACAGCTATTTTTGTGTCGCAGTCTTGATAAGAGCCATCAAACTACATTCAATAGTAAAGTTGATATTGAATGGCAAGCGCAATATTTTGCTAGCTGTTTGTTAATGCCTAGATATATCTTGGAAGAGAAGCGAAGAGGACGTAACTTACAAAACTGGCCTCACCTCTATGCAATGGCTGATGAACTTGGCGTAACTATATCAAATTTGACAAATCGCCTGCAAGATTTGGGCTTGATTAACATTCCCAAGGGTTCCAAGCAGATATATTTAGGTAATTCAAGACCTAATGGGCAGCAAAAGTTGTTTTAG
- a CDS encoding ferrochelatase: MGRVGVLLLNLGGPDQIEDVRPFLFNLFADPEIIRIPFPWMQKPLAWLISTLRFQKSQENYRQIGGGSPLRRITEEQAASLQERLQSKGQDARVYVGMRYWHPFTEEAIAKIKRDRIEHLTILPLYPQFSISTSGSSFRQLEEMWGKDPALKDIEYTAIPSWYKRPGYIQAMSELIAQELDHNPNPDRVHIFFSAHGVPLSYVEEAGDPYQREIEDCTRLIMEHLNRSNEHTLAYQSRVGPVEWLKPYTEDAITELAENGVQDLLVVPISFVSEHIETLQEIDMEYRELAEESGIKNFYRVPALNTHPVFIEALADLVIESIESPNVKFSDVIRPSKKVKMYPQEQWEWGLTTGAEVWNGRVAMIGFVALLLELITGQGPLHSIGLL, encoded by the coding sequence ATGGGTCGTGTGGGAGTATTGCTATTAAACTTGGGCGGGCCAGATCAAATCGAGGATGTCCGTCCTTTCCTGTTCAACTTGTTTGCTGACCCGGAAATCATTCGCATCCCGTTTCCGTGGATGCAAAAACCGCTCGCCTGGTTGATTTCGACCCTGCGTTTTCAGAAATCTCAGGAAAACTACCGCCAAATCGGGGGCGGCTCTCCTTTGCGGCGGATTACCGAAGAACAAGCAGCTTCGCTGCAAGAACGATTGCAGTCCAAGGGACAAGATGCTCGAGTATACGTGGGGATGCGCTACTGGCATCCTTTTACCGAAGAGGCGATCGCCAAAATAAAGCGCGATCGCATCGAACATTTGACAATCTTGCCGCTGTATCCTCAATTTTCCATCAGCACCAGCGGTTCTAGCTTCCGGCAGCTAGAAGAAATGTGGGGCAAAGATCCAGCCCTCAAGGATATCGAATATACCGCGATTCCTTCTTGGTATAAGCGGCCAGGCTACATTCAGGCAATGTCGGAACTGATAGCCCAAGAACTAGACCACAATCCGAATCCCGATCGAGTTCACATCTTTTTCAGCGCCCACGGCGTCCCCCTCAGCTACGTAGAAGAGGCTGGAGACCCCTATCAGCGCGAGATTGAAGATTGCACTCGTCTGATTATGGAACATTTGAACCGATCGAACGAACACACTCTAGCTTATCAAAGTCGGGTTGGCCCGGTGGAATGGCTCAAGCCTTACACCGAAGACGCGATTACCGAATTGGCAGAAAATGGAGTCCAAGATTTGTTGGTAGTTCCGATTAGTTTTGTTTCCGAACACATCGAGACTCTGCAAGAAATTGACATGGAGTATCGAGAATTAGCAGAAGAATCGGGGATTAAAAATTTCTACCGAGTGCCCGCGCTGAATACTCATCCGGTGTTTATTGAAGCTTTGGCCGATTTAGTCATCGAGTCGATCGAATCTCCCAACGTTAAATTCTCTGATGTTATACGCCCTTCCAAGAAAGTGAAAATGTACCCTCAAGAGCAGTGGGAGTGGGGTTTGACTACGGGGGCGGAAGTTTGGAACGGTCGTGTGGCGATGATTGGTTTTGTGGCACTATTGCTGGAGTTAATTACGGGTCAGGGCCCGCTACACTCGATCGGATTGCTTTAA
- a CDS encoding DUF4126 domain-containing protein, which yields MVGLLAALSASAAGGMRIALPLLLIGLLRIDKLWSEIPLLSGVPPQVAITILVSWSLLELFASKTFVGQRVLQMVQIIFSPIVGAIMGISIAQVSSIDEIIAHPWMLWIIGIVGGLLALVLQLVQAGWFYRLRGLPIWVIFLQDVLCISLVLFAFDAPRQGGLVAMILLWLAIRSSKEWYRWYRSQGIPGDRGNPRRRKRDPD from the coding sequence ATGGTTGGACTCCTAGCCGCACTCTCTGCGTCTGCGGCAGGGGGTATGAGAATTGCCCTGCCCCTGCTGTTAATTGGTTTGTTGCGGATTGACAAACTTTGGTCGGAAATACCTTTATTGTCGGGGGTTCCCCCCCAGGTGGCTATCACCATCTTGGTGAGTTGGTCGCTGTTAGAGTTATTTGCTTCTAAAACCTTTGTAGGACAGCGGGTACTGCAAATGGTGCAAATTATTTTCAGCCCCATTGTAGGAGCAATTATGGGAATTTCGATCGCTCAGGTAAGTTCGATCGACGAAATTATTGCTCACCCTTGGATGCTGTGGATAATAGGTATTGTCGGAGGTTTGTTGGCTTTAGTGCTGCAACTGGTACAAGCAGGATGGTTTTATCGGCTGCGGGGTTTGCCGATTTGGGTGATTTTCCTCCAAGATGTTCTGTGCATTTCCTTGGTTTTGTTTGCCTTCGACGCCCCGCGGCAGGGAGGGTTAGTTGCTATGATCCTGCTGTGGCTGGCAATTCGCAGTTCTAAAGAGTGGTATCGCTGGTACAGAAGTCAGGGAATACCGGGCGATAGGGGAAATCCCCGCCGCCGCAAGCGCGATCCTGATTAG
- a CDS encoding stem cell self-renewal protein Piwi — MTTAPVQISRQSAPSPTYLSEIFQLSISKPNLICFRLAPEVDRKIGNRFSWRFSQKFPDAIVIWEDKCFWVLAKPDQPMPNQGEWRTALNEIIEELKNDIGDRSYSIQWVNQPEPTACIFAQLAVRVLQIRRTFSPADTVWSDNRVAVKREVDFWAETFELQGILYSALVLTPHSYFTFNGSLSDFYENHPYRHKPQELLSGMKVRVIETNSSATVVNLAGNIGERREELLEKATGSISKEKLISAPDEQPVVAVQFGKGTKEFHYPMAAIYPCITKDTAHKFDMEYGDLLKHTKIPYLERKNCLTSYKQKAGEHLAIYGFQLGDSINSRQHPKIFRTLPFKLDETKLLFGKDKSGQNVIGKRGEVLKGLSRGGVYRKHRDYEDPSTEIRISVLKIGNFKVNSFFLEQISQRLKQYKFQSLRLIDLDTKKIDEDRVKVVLTDGLSVDEAKARVEQAIDELLVIPADLVLTFLPQSDRHADNSEDGSFYAFISSRLLRRGIASQVIYEDTLKDTSNHGNILNQVIPGILAKLGNLPFILAEPLEVADYFIGFDISRTPKKKGTGSLNVCASVRLYSKQGEFIRYRLEDALIEGEEIDKRTLERFLPAAELSRKTVLIYRDGHFCGSEIKHLRERSKAIGSNFILVECIKSGIPRLYNFEQSVLKAPKKGLSLCLSSHEVILVTTEVKSEKMGLPYPLRLRVIPDEGQQVSLDSVVEATLKLTLLHHGALKEPRLPVPLYGSDRIAYRRLQGISPGALDGDKQFWL, encoded by the coding sequence ATGACTACTGCTCCCGTTCAAATTTCTCGGCAATCTGCCCCATCTCCAACATATCTGAGTGAAATTTTTCAACTGAGTATTTCTAAACCAAATTTAATCTGCTTTCGACTAGCTCCCGAAGTCGATCGCAAGATTGGCAATCGATTTAGCTGGCGTTTCAGTCAGAAATTTCCTGATGCGATCGTCATTTGGGAAGATAAATGTTTCTGGGTTTTAGCTAAACCAGATCAACCAATGCCGAACCAAGGTGAATGGCGAACAGCACTGAATGAAATTATAGAAGAGCTGAAAAATGATATTGGCGATCGCTCTTACTCAATTCAATGGGTAAATCAACCAGAGCCAACAGCTTGTATCTTTGCTCAACTAGCTGTAAGAGTATTACAAATCAGGCGGACTTTCTCACCTGCTGACACTGTTTGGTCTGATAATCGTGTTGCAGTCAAGCGTGAAGTTGACTTTTGGGCAGAAACTTTTGAACTGCAAGGAATTCTATACTCCGCACTGGTTTTAACACCTCACAGTTACTTTACTTTTAATGGTAGTCTCTCTGATTTCTATGAAAATCATCCTTACCGACACAAGCCTCAAGAGCTTTTGAGCGGAATGAAAGTTCGCGTAATTGAAACTAATAGTTCTGCTACCGTTGTTAATCTTGCCGGAAATATTGGCGAACGTAGAGAAGAATTGCTTGAAAAAGCGACGGGTTCAATTAGCAAAGAAAAACTCATATCGGCACCTGACGAGCAACCAGTAGTAGCTGTTCAGTTTGGCAAGGGGACAAAAGAATTTCACTATCCAATGGCAGCTATTTATCCTTGTATTACCAAGGATACAGCTCACAAATTTGATATGGAATATGGGGATTTACTCAAGCATACTAAAATTCCATACCTAGAACGAAAGAACTGTTTAACCTCCTACAAACAAAAGGCTGGAGAACATCTAGCTATTTATGGTTTTCAGTTAGGAGATAGTATCAATAGCCGTCAGCATCCCAAAATATTTCGAACGCTGCCATTTAAGCTTGATGAAACAAAACTACTTTTCGGAAAAGACAAGTCCGGTCAAAATGTTATTGGCAAAAGAGGTGAAGTCTTAAAGGGACTCTCTAGAGGTGGTGTTTATCGAAAGCACCGTGACTATGAAGATCCATCCACAGAAATTCGCATTTCTGTTTTAAAAATTGGTAACTTTAAAGTCAATTCTTTCTTTCTTGAACAAATCTCTCAGCGGCTCAAACAATACAAATTTCAAAGCCTCCGTTTGATAGATCTAGATACCAAAAAGATTGATGAAGATAGAGTAAAGGTAGTTTTGACAGATGGCTTGAGCGTAGATGAGGCTAAAGCCCGAGTGGAACAAGCGATAGATGAGTTATTGGTAATTCCCGCAGATCTGGTTTTGACATTTCTACCGCAGAGCGATCGCCACGCTGACAATAGCGAGGATGGCAGCTTTTATGCTTTTATATCTTCGCGCTTACTTCGCCGTGGAATTGCTAGCCAAGTCATTTACGAGGACACGCTGAAAGATACTAGCAATCACGGAAATATCCTCAATCAAGTCATTCCTGGAATTTTGGCCAAATTGGGAAACTTGCCTTTTATTCTAGCTGAACCTCTGGAGGTTGCGGATTATTTTATCGGCTTCGATATTTCCCGAACTCCGAAAAAGAAGGGAACTGGAAGCCTAAATGTCTGTGCAAGTGTCCGTCTCTACAGTAAACAAGGAGAGTTTATTCGCTATCGGCTAGAAGATGCTCTTATAGAAGGTGAAGAAATCGATAAAAGAACTCTAGAAAGGTTTCTCCCTGCTGCTGAACTCAGTCGCAAAACTGTACTAATTTACCGTGACGGTCACTTTTGCGGTAGTGAAATCAAGCATTTACGGGAACGATCGAAAGCCATTGGTTCCAATTTTATTCTAGTGGAGTGCATAAAGTCAGGAATTCCCCGACTTTACAACTTTGAGCAGTCTGTTTTGAAAGCACCAAAAAAAGGGTTATCACTTTGCTTGTCTTCCCATGAAGTGATTTTAGTGACAACTGAAGTGAAATCTGAGAAAATGGGTTTACCTTATCCCCTGCGTTTGAGGGTTATTCCTGATGAAGGACAGCAAGTATCACTTGATAGTGTAGTAGAAGCAACTCTTAAACTTACCTTACTACATCATGGAGCCCTTAAAGAGCCGCGCTTACCTGTACCGCTATATGGCTCCGATCGCATCGCTTATCGTCGTTTACAAGGGATTTCTCCGGGTGCATTGGATGGGGATAAACAATTTTGGCTGTAA
- a CDS encoding ImmA/IrrE family metallo-endopeptidase, producing the protein MDSFVEAREEQLAKLQQENATLKAQISELEKQLRIYRFFSKAEIERSANEILRQMQAKKLIPNWPLDVTRVADFLGIRIYYDIIPPDEEGPIVAKILHQERAIIINEDLTIFNKDISPFKNKFYSSIIAHEIGHWVLQVNQDEFETLSEQRKMNYNVAKGIDTLLCRFASEELDRYSLNKPGNGVEWQAQYFASCLLMPRHLLEEKRKGRDLTKWSHLYAMRDELGVSISHLINRLQDLGWIYIPKGSKHIYQGKG; encoded by the coding sequence ATGGATTCATTCGTAGAAGCACGGGAGGAGCAGCTCGCAAAACTGCAACAAGAAAATGCTACCCTCAAAGCCCAAATTTCAGAGCTAGAGAAACAACTACGGATCTATCGTTTTTTTTCCAAAGCGGAAATAGAACGCAGTGCTAATGAAATTCTGCGGCAAATGCAAGCAAAAAAACTTATTCCTAACTGGCCTTTGGATGTCACTCGTGTAGCTGATTTTCTAGGAATTCGTATTTATTATGATATAATTCCTCCTGATGAAGAAGGACCTATTGTGGCTAAAATTTTACATCAAGAACGCGCCATTATTATCAATGAAGATTTGACAATTTTTAATAAAGATATTTCCCCCTTTAAGAATAAATTTTACTCTTCAATAATTGCTCACGAAATAGGACACTGGGTACTTCAAGTTAACCAAGATGAATTTGAAACTTTATCGGAACAGCGGAAGATGAATTATAATGTTGCCAAAGGTATAGATACATTATTGTGTCGCTTTGCTAGCGAAGAACTCGATCGGTACAGTTTGAATAAGCCCGGGAATGGGGTAGAATGGCAAGCTCAATATTTTGCCAGTTGTTTGCTAATGCCTCGCCACCTCTTGGAAGAAAAACGAAAGGGGCGTGATTTAACGAAATGGTCTCATCTTTATGCAATGCGAGATGAACTGGGCGTAAGCATATCACATCTAATTAATCGCCTGCAAGACTTAGGCTGGATTTACATCCCAAAAGGTTCCAAACACATTTACCAAGGTAAAGGCTAG